The segment CATGACTCCCACCCACCACAGCCACCGGGCAGGCCTAGGACCACAGAACAAGGCCGGCCTGCCTGTGCCTGAGATGTCAAAGGTCACCTCCCCAGGGACTGGTCCCTGAGCATCCCCCATCAGCCGTGTGGGCTCAGGGAGCCTGAACCCGGGTGCTGACGAGCTGGGGTGCTAGGTTGGAGGCCAGGGTGGGTCTGGGCACCCAGCGTACCTGTACCAGTGCCGTGCACAGCCCGAAGATACCCACAGCCAGGAGGTTCTCCTGGAGCCACATCTTCACGGTCTCGTAACACggctggaggaagagagggtgTCACAGGGGCTTCGAGAtcagccctccacccccaggtCCCGGGGCCAGGACTGGAGGGAGGGGCGATGCAGGCACTCACCGCCTTCCACCAGGTGCCAGGTGCGTGGAGTCCACAGCTGTCACTGAACTCCAGGCAGCAGGAGTCGGGCACACGGGTGGCATTATAGACCTCGAACCAGTCGGTGTAGTTGGAGACCCCACAGCAGCGGAACTGCAGAGGGGCAGGCGCTaggagggctggggaggcaggtggtCCCTGTCCCCCTCACCTGACCTGGCCCACCCCACCCACTCCCCAGACTCACATCGGTCTGGATGATGCTCCAGGCATTAGTGAGGCCCACGTTTCCTGGGGTGCCATACAGGTGCAGACCCTTCTTAAGGTCTCGCTGGGCGTACCTGTCAATCTGCAGGTGCAGCGGGGTCAGCAGGGCCACCCCCACGGCCAGCCCCGCCTCCCTCATCCAGACCCTGCAGGtgccctgtgcccccccccccctccttggAGTCCTCTCCTGCCAGAAGCCCCGTCCCTGTGCCGGAGACTTTGCCCCTGCCCCCTGGGGTGAACTCTGGTCTGGGCCAGAGTGAGATAGGCCAGCATGAACCGGTGTCCGCTCAAGGATACCGACAGACAAGTGCAGAAACCCGAGAGCCGTCTGTACACACGGGTTGTTTGCACACGTGGCTCCGACTGTCGGCTGAGAGGCCCAGAGTGACAAGGAGCACGCCAGCCCCAGAATGTGGCTCCCAGGACCATCCTCCAGGGAAGGAGCTGTGGCTCCCGGAGAAACGGCTGGTCCCGGGCCCGGGGCAGGAGATGCCAGGAAGGAACGAAGTGCCCACCAGCAAGTGCACTGAGGGGAGACCGCcagagggacacaggagccagagGCGAGCTCCCAAGGGGCAGAGGTGCCCACATGAGAGCAAAGTAAGGCCTAGAGTATAACCTGGAGTGTGAAACACGCAAAAGAGCCCTCAGTAACGTAAATAAATGATCAAGTAAATGGAGGCAGGAGATTTTCCCACCCAACAAGCACAGCGCTGAGGACAGTAGGAGCTCATCACAGCTCCCCTGCCACCCACTCCCGGAGCCTCCAGGGAGTCCTGGAGTCCCCTCCAGGCCTGGCCTCTGGCAGCTGTGCTTAAAGCTGAGTCCCCAGTGGGTGGGATGCCCGGGACCGCTGCCTGTCCATACAGAGCGTCCGCGCCGGGCACGGGGCTTGTGACTGCCATTGTCAGCCCCGCCTGTACCCGTCACCCACGGTGCCATGGCCCTTGCTGGGtggtgaggacagagggagggaggaggtggccgACCTTGTCAGTGTAGGCGAAGAAGAGGATGGTGATGGTGGCCTCCAGCAGgaacaccagcagcagcagcacaaaGAACTGCGGGGGAGACAGGCCCCAGCGACTTGGCCCCCTCGGCCCCTGGCTGCGCCCCGGCCCCTGGAGCCTTCCGAGGTGGGGCTGCGAACCTCAGATGCCCCAGTGCTGGGGGGAGCCCCAGCCGGGTGTCGGCTCCCGGAGACCAGCACGTCCCCTGATGCTGCCACACCCGCCTCAGAACCCTCCCCTccggctggggaggggggggggggcctctggTCTTGCTCGGGAGCACAACCTCACACCTGCAAGCAGGCACCTGTGCCACGTGCCTGTGTCCCTGTGGTGGGCGGGTGGCTGGGGCGATGCCTaggggggccctggggagggggtgtccgAATGCAATGGCCCTGAGCCCAGGGTCACGCTTCTCAAGAAGCGGCCCCACCTGACTGCACAAAGCTTGCCCACTGGGTGGCAGTCCCCCACTGAAGCACCCCCTGAGGCACAGCCCTGACCTTGGCCACAGAGGCCCCAGGCCAGCCGAGCAGCAGAGGCATCCTTTGTCCGCCGTGCCTTTCCTGCAGACAGGGACGGGGCCAGGAGGTGGGACCATGCGGAGCAGGCCCTGTCCTCTCCTGGGGTCCCCGATCTGGCCTCCCCTCGGTGTGGGCTCAGGACTCCgggcccaccctgcccccagaaGGCCTCAGGCCCTGAACTCCCAAGTCACCCTGTGGGGAAGGCTGAGGTCAGGGCCCCACACACACCACGGCTTCCTGCCCCAGGGCAGCTGGGGACGCAGCCACACCCCCACCTGCCGCTCCAAGGGACCAGAGGGGCCCCAAGCCTTGATGGGAGCATCTGGACACACTGAACACCCGGGGGAGCTGCGCCCTCTGAGGCCCCACCCTGGGCGAGGGCTCCTCAGACAAGATCGATGAGCGTGTGATTTAGGACTTGGAGCTGCCCGAGGCCTCGGCCAGACATATTAATAGGTGAGGAGCCTGGCCGGGGGATCCTTCTCCGCCTCCGTTATCTGTGATTAATGTTCCCGACGACGGAGGGGAGACGCAGCCTGCCTGTAAATGGGCCTCCGAGGCGGAGGTGGGGACCGCGAGCCTCTCAGCTGAGGGTGCGGGGGCAGGGAGTCCCAGGAAGGGTGTTCTCAGAGGCAACAGGCCCGGTACAGGCTGCACCCGCGTGCGTCTATCTTGTCAAGGGGCTGCCACGGTGTCAGGGGCACTCACGGTGAGCAGCAGGCACTTGTTCTCCTTGATGGCCCCGATGCAGCCCACGAAGCCGATGGCCATGACGAAGGTGCCGGTCACGATGAGCAGGTTGGCAGCCGACAGGGACgggaaggaggaggacagggtAGCAAAGTTCCCCTGCGTGGCAGCCAGCCAGATGCCAACCCCGAGGATGCCGCAGCCCCCCAGCTGGCACCGCCGGAACAGGGGAGAGGGCGGTGAGGCCGACGTCTGTGTGCCCCACACCACCCAGAGTGACACCCGAGGGGCCCTGCACACCCTCGCCCACCCTGCTGACCTCCCAGGACCAGCCACCCCTCCCGGTGTCATCCCAGCACCCAGCCGTTCCCCCCTCAACACACGCCCAACCCACGGCATCAGTGATACGGACCCCAAGGTCCCCCACCTGTGGCGCTGGGGATACTCTGTCCCAATGACCCTGGTGAGGCAGCCTGGGCAGGGGGCCCCAGGGCTCCCCCGAACACCACCCCTCCAGGAGgcacccccctctgcccccacagccTCTCTGGACCTGGATAGTCAGGGAGACCATCCCTGCAGACCCTGCCGGACCCCACGCTCCCCTGGTCCTAAAACCACCTCCCCACGGGCCCCTCTGGTGTCCCCAGCTGTCCCTTCTAAGTGTGAGCGCCAAAGCACCCCTCGGGCCCCCACGTGGAGGCCAGCACCAGAGTGCAGCAGGGAGCCCGATCCCGACCCTGGCCGCCCCTCTCAACCACTGGAGCTTTTACTGAATGTCATCATTGCTcttattacaaaaacaaaaccacaggaaGGAGGAGCAGAAGGCAGAGTGAAGAGTCGGGAGAGGGCCCTCGGCCTCGCGTGGTGACAGGAGAGCAAGGTGGGCCAGGGCTGGCTAGGGGGCCCCGGGCTCCGGCCCCCACCCCTCAGACGCTGGGGCTAGGGCCCTGGGTGGTCTCAGAACGGGACGGGAGAATGTGTTCCAGGGTGCGGGCTGGAGGTGGTTAGCCCCACTAACACTGACCAGCACCTAGACCCCAAAACCTGGGCTTCAGTGAGACCGCTTGGGGACCCAAGGCTTTCCCAGGCTCTGGGAAAGGCCAGCCTCCTCACCATCTGGCCGGGCCCACACGGCCTCAGCCCCCAGCACACTCCTGGGCATGACGTCCCTCTAAAATCACCCTAAATGCCCAGGACAGGCTGGGTCGCAGACCCCAGGGTATACGGCATCCACCCAGGGCTAC is part of the Felis catus isolate Fca126 chromosome D1, F.catus_Fca126_mat1.0, whole genome shotgun sequence genome and harbors:
- the TSPAN4 gene encoding tetraspanin-4 isoform X1, with the translated sequence MARGCLQGVKFLMFAFNLLFWLGGCGILGVGIWLAATQGNFATLSSSFPSLSAANLLIVTGTFVMAIGFVGCIGAIKENKCLLLTFFVLLLLVFLLEATITILFFAYTDKIDRYAQRDLKKGLHLYGTPGNVGLTNAWSIIQTDFRCCGVSNYTDWFEVYNATRVPDSCCLEFSDSCGLHAPGTWWKAPCYETVKMWLQENLLAVGIFGLCTALVQILGLTFAMTMYCQVVKADTYCA
- the TSPAN4 gene encoding tetraspanin-4 isoform X2, whose product is MARGCLQGVKFLMFAFNLLFWLGGCGILGVGIWLAATQGNFATLSSSFPSLSAANLLIVTGTFVMAIGFVGCIGAIKENKCLLLTIDRYAQRDLKKGLHLYGTPGNVGLTNAWSIIQTDFRCCGVSNYTDWFEVYNATRVPDSCCLEFSDSCGLHAPGTWWKAPCYETVKMWLQENLLAVGIFGLCTALVQILGLTFAMTMYCQVVKADTYCA